The following coding sequences are from one Archaeoglobaceae archaeon window:
- a CDS encoding response regulator translates to MPGIKRVILIVDDDIALLEALELMLKDKYEVVKATNGKEAVKIYQNIKPDLVLTDIVMPEMDGIETTENILRIDPNAKIVGITAYYMSKEKDLLKAGAKEVIEKPFTRKKLIEVIEKHLKD, encoded by the coding sequence ATGCCTGGAATAAAAAGGGTCATACTCATCGTAGATGACGACATTGCACTACTTGAAGCCTTGGAACTAATGCTTAAGGACAAATATGAAGTCGTGAAAGCAACAAATGGAAAAGAAGCTGTAAAGATCTACCAGAACATTAAACCAGACCTTGTTTTGACTGATATAGTCATGCCCGAGATGGATGGTATCGAAACTACCGAGAACATTCTACGTATTGATCCAAACGCAAAGATAGTGGGCATAACTGCTTATTATATGAGTAAAGAAAAAGATTTGTTAAAAGCCGGGGCTAAGGAAGTAATTGAGAAGCCTTTCACTCGCAAAAAGCTCATAGAAGTGATTGAGAAGCATCTAAAGGATTAA
- a CDS encoding NADP-dependent malic enzyme, protein MNKVCSLHRKYGGKIEVLPKCPVRSLSDFSYWYTPGVAEPTKEIAENPEKVFEYTNKWNTVAIVTDGSRVLGLGDVGALASLPVMEGKAMIFKLLGGVDAFPIPISEKDPERFIEIVKKITPAFGGINLEDIATPKCFYILERLQNELEIPVWHDDQLGTATATLAGLINALKLVGKSIDEIEVAIIGAGAANVATIKLLAKAGADLKKFFVVDSRGILNSHREDLEKLRVTNPEKFWICMQTNAEQRTGGIEDAMRGVDVVIAASTGGIIKKEFISKMADDAIVFALANPIPEIYPHEAKEAGARIVGTGRSDFPNQINNSLVFPGVFRGVLSVRAKRITEEICLTAAHTLARLAESRLNEDYIIPKMTEIHVFPEVATAVGMKAIDLGLAKRLFTPAELYEHSCKLIFGSHEKLRKLMELGYIGSEIY, encoded by the coding sequence ATGAATAAAGTTTGTAGTCTCCACAGGAAATATGGTGGAAAGATCGAAGTCCTACCCAAATGTCCGGTCCGATCTCTTAGCGATTTTAGTTACTGGTATACCCCCGGAGTGGCAGAACCAACCAAAGAGATAGCAGAAAATCCGGAAAAAGTATTTGAATACACAAACAAATGGAATACAGTTGCAATTGTTACTGATGGCTCAAGAGTTCTTGGACTTGGCGATGTGGGTGCTCTTGCCTCTCTTCCTGTAATGGAGGGCAAAGCCATGATCTTCAAGCTACTCGGTGGTGTGGACGCATTCCCAATCCCTATCAGCGAAAAAGACCCGGAAAGGTTCATCGAAATTGTAAAAAAAATTACACCGGCATTTGGCGGCATAAATTTAGAAGACATTGCAACACCAAAGTGCTTTTACATCTTGGAAAGACTCCAGAATGAACTTGAAATTCCTGTATGGCATGATGATCAGCTTGGAACCGCAACTGCTACACTTGCTGGATTGATAAATGCCCTGAAACTCGTTGGAAAGAGCATAGATGAAATTGAAGTTGCAATTATTGGTGCAGGAGCTGCGAACGTGGCAACGATAAAATTACTTGCTAAGGCTGGAGCGGACTTAAAAAAGTTCTTTGTTGTCGATAGCAGGGGAATTCTGAATTCACACAGAGAAGACCTTGAAAAATTGAGGGTCACAAATCCAGAAAAATTCTGGATCTGCATGCAAACTAATGCCGAGCAAAGAACCGGAGGAATTGAAGATGCTATGAGGGGCGTTGATGTTGTCATCGCTGCAAGCACGGGTGGGATTATAAAAAAGGAATTCATTAGTAAAATGGCGGACGATGCAATAGTATTTGCCCTTGCAAATCCTATCCCGGAAATATATCCTCATGAGGCAAAAGAAGCAGGGGCAAGAATAGTTGGCACGGGAAGAAGTGACTTTCCAAATCAAATAAACAATTCTTTGGTGTTCCCTGGAGTATTTAGAGGTGTTTTGAGTGTCCGTGCTAAAAGGATAACAGAAGAAATATGTCTAACTGCCGCACATACCTTGGCAAGACTTGCGGAAAGTAGGTTGAATGAAGATTACATCATCCCGAAAATGACTGAGATACACGTGTTTCCAGAAGTTGCCACAGCAGTGGGTATGAAAGCAATCGATCTTGGTCTTGCGAAGCGACTTTTTACTCCAGCTGAGCTTTATGAGCATTCATGCAAGCTTATTTTCGGATCTCACGAAAAACTAAGAAAACTTATGGAACTTGGTTATATTGGGTCTGAAATTTATTAG
- the purF gene encoding amidophosphoribosyltransferase: MCGIAGVYSEKSLAGENVYYALFSLQHRGQESAGIAFFSDTLRYKKQMGLVSEVFTKEDLIPAKYAIGHVRYSTTGLSRLENAQPFVVKSKIGSIAVAHNGNLVNHLQLRKELENDGGVFTSDSDSEIIAQLLSKILLKDGDFKDYLQELNSKLVGSHSCVLLINDKIVAYRDPLGFRPLCVGELDDGYIVCSESCAIDALGGKFIKDIAPGEAVIIENGELEFFRFAKSKKRAVCVFEYIYFARPDSIIDGINVYKARTEMGRILAEEAPANADFVSAVPDSGITAAIGYSTRSGLPYMESLIKNRYIGRTFIMPKQELRELLVKFKVNVIKENVIGKRIVLVDDSIVRATTSKRIVEMIKKAGAKEIHLRIGSPPIIAPCYFGIDMKTREELIASSHTVEEIREIVGADSLHYLSLEGLLKALRKLGGEEFCIACLTGRYPVPVPGELSE, translated from the coding sequence ATGTGTGGTATAGCGGGAGTGTATAGTGAGAAGTCCTTAGCGGGAGAAAATGTTTATTATGCTCTTTTCTCCTTACAACATAGAGGGCAGGAATCTGCAGGAATAGCATTCTTTAGCGATACCCTTCGCTATAAAAAACAAATGGGCTTAGTATCGGAAGTTTTTACTAAGGAAGATCTGATTCCGGCAAAATATGCTATAGGACATGTCAGGTATTCAACTACAGGGCTTTCAAGGTTGGAAAATGCCCAGCCTTTTGTTGTGAAGTCAAAAATTGGAAGTATAGCTGTTGCACATAATGGAAATCTCGTCAACCATTTGCAGCTGAGAAAAGAACTCGAAAATGACGGCGGTGTGTTTACATCTGATTCGGATTCTGAGATCATAGCACAACTTTTATCGAAAATACTGCTCAAAGATGGCGACTTCAAGGACTACCTTCAAGAACTCAACTCAAAGCTTGTTGGAAGCCACTCATGCGTTTTACTTATAAACGACAAAATCGTTGCGTATCGCGATCCACTGGGCTTCAGACCGCTTTGCGTCGGAGAACTTGATGATGGATACATAGTGTGCAGTGAAAGCTGTGCCATCGATGCTCTCGGCGGGAAATTCATAAAGGATATCGCTCCAGGAGAAGCTGTGATAATAGAAAATGGGGAACTTGAATTTTTCAGATTTGCAAAAAGCAAAAAGAGGGCTGTTTGTGTATTCGAATACATATACTTTGCCCGGCCAGATTCAATCATCGATGGGATTAATGTTTACAAGGCAAGGACCGAAATGGGAAGAATACTTGCTGAAGAAGCTCCAGCGAACGCGGATTTTGTTTCTGCGGTTCCTGATAGTGGTATAACTGCTGCCATAGGGTATTCAACAAGATCTGGACTGCCATATATGGAAAGTCTGATTAAGAACCGATACATAGGCAGAACCTTTATCATGCCCAAACAGGAGCTTAGAGAATTGCTGGTAAAGTTTAAAGTGAACGTGATTAAGGAAAACGTGATTGGCAAAAGAATCGTGCTTGTGGACGACAGCATAGTGAGAGCGACAACTTCAAAAAGAATAGTGGAGATGATAAAAAAAGCGGGAGCAAAAGAAATTCATTTAAGAATCGGCAGTCCACCAATAATTGCTCCATGCTATTTTGGCATCGATATGAAGACAAGAGAAGAACTCATCGCTTCAAGTCACACCGTCGAAGAAATTAGAGAGATCGTTGGTGCGGACAGTTTGCACTATCTCAGTCTTGAAGGGTTGCTAAAGGCTCTAAGGAAATTAGGTGGGGAAGAGTTTTGCATAGCCTGCCTTACTGGCAGGTATCCAGTTCCAGTTCCGGGTGAGTTATCGGAGTAG
- a CDS encoding universal stress protein, whose amino-acid sequence MAIVVALDKKSKRSERVLSFSIEEAKLRNEKLIFVHSLYGGERTTQEEIDNGEALLKWAEEIAKSAGVNCETKLLVRGKEPAEDIIEFADEVKASIIVIGVRKRRPAGKVLFGSVAQDVILHSNQPVICIK is encoded by the coding sequence ATGGCGATTGTTGTAGCTCTCGATAAAAAGTCAAAGAGAAGTGAAAGAGTTCTTAGTTTCTCGATAGAAGAAGCTAAACTGCGAAATGAAAAGCTTATATTTGTCCATTCACTTTACGGGGGAGAGAGAACAACGCAAGAAGAAATTGACAACGGCGAAGCGTTGCTTAAATGGGCGGAAGAGATTGCCAAAAGTGCTGGGGTGAATTGCGAAACGAAACTTCTTGTTAGGGGCAAGGAACCTGCTGAGGACATTATAGAATTTGCAGATGAAGTTAAGGCAAGTATTATCGTGATAGGTGTAAGAAAAAGAAGACCTGCAGGGAAAGTTCTTTTCGGGAGTGTAGCCCAAGATGTGATCCTTCACTCGAATCAGCCAGTAATTTGTATAAAATAA
- a CDS encoding DNA topoisomerase IV subunit A codes for MNEVERKCLSSLLGILENFYEQMKSGHIPELSISTRTKFNIEFDEDSGVWVYGDKKSITSAKTIKGALKILKMAYVIGFLKEQLAVNKSSTLRELYYITESWGYAKFDEQDESDRLIEDLEILSGYQREQFHIRPEEDGATIVGPIRIREETRRGIKEIHCQDDVGEGGYQIPVNVDKLQFVDHDAKFAIAIETGGMRDRLVENGFDEKFNAIIVHLKGQPARSTRRLLRRLNTELNIPVVVFTDGDPWSYRIYASVAYGSIKSAHLSEYLATPDAKFLGVTPSDIVRYDLPSDKLTDEDIKALNAILTDPRFDTDFWRKEVKLQLELNKKSEQQALAKYGLDYVTDVYLPEKLTEMGII; via the coding sequence ATGAACGAAGTAGAAAGAAAATGTCTTTCATCCCTTCTTGGAATTCTTGAAAATTTCTACGAGCAGATGAAATCTGGTCACATCCCGGAATTGAGTATTTCCACAAGAACGAAGTTCAACATAGAATTCGATGAAGATTCTGGGGTTTGGGTTTATGGGGATAAGAAATCCATTACTTCTGCAAAAACTATTAAGGGCGCATTAAAAATCCTGAAGATGGCATATGTAATTGGTTTTCTTAAAGAACAGCTTGCTGTAAATAAATCCTCAACACTCAGAGAGCTTTACTACATAACAGAGAGCTGGGGGTATGCAAAATTTGATGAACAGGACGAAAGTGACAGGCTAATCGAAGATCTCGAAATCCTTTCGGGTTATCAGAGAGAACAATTTCACATTCGACCAGAAGAAGATGGAGCAACAATTGTTGGACCAATCCGGATCAGAGAGGAAACAAGAAGAGGAATAAAAGAAATACACTGTCAAGACGATGTTGGCGAAGGTGGATATCAGATACCTGTGAATGTGGACAAACTGCAATTCGTTGATCACGATGCAAAATTTGCAATTGCCATAGAAACTGGAGGTATGCGGGATAGGCTTGTAGAAAACGGTTTTGATGAGAAGTTTAATGCAATAATCGTTCATCTCAAAGGGCAGCCAGCAAGAAGTACAAGAAGACTTTTGCGAAGGTTAAACACAGAGCTAAACATCCCTGTTGTAGTTTTTACGGATGGTGATCCTTGGAGTTACAGAATCTATGCAAGTGTTGCTTACGGGAGTATAAAGTCCGCTCATTTGTCAGAATATCTCGCAACCCCCGATGCGAAGTTTCTGGGTGTCACACCTTCAGATATTGTAAGATACGATTTGCCATCGGATAAATTAACAGACGAAGACATAAAAGCTCTCAATGCAATACTCACAGATCCAAGGTTTGATACAGATTTCTGGCGAAAAGAGGTAAAACTGCAATTGGAGCTAAACAAAAAGTCAGAGCAGCAGGCCTTGGCAAAATACGGGTTAGATTACGTTACAGACGTGTATCTCCCGGAGAAGCTCACTGAAATGGGAATAATCTAA
- a CDS encoding acetyl-CoA hydrolase/transferase C-terminal domain-containing protein: protein MRVVDMGLRSEYEKKLITAEEAAKLVQSNSVIALGGSMSFAHIIDTHLAKRKNELQNVVVSTFIDVLPYEFLQADPECEVFLWMSGFVHLGCRPFARELGTAIYLPNLYFDVPRITREIHKDKVDISFLVTTQMDEHGYFNFGVTNSHMKALAESSKKVVLVVKKDMPWVNGGYDETIHISEVDYIVEDDNLTPCLPFVPPSTEQDEMIAENIIEANLIEDGSTLQVGIGSLPDSVIKLLKEYDFKELGVHTEMIGDGTMELIEEGIITNSQKKFDKGRSAFTFTIGTRKLYDFIDRNPALASYPVDYTNNPFLIAQQPKMFSLNQAAQIDLMGQVNSEQMGLLTPSCKLFQISGTGGQLDFVMGCLFSNDRKGKSVLALYSTYNGSSRILPTLPEGSAVTVPRTMVQYVATEWGIAYLRGYPIRERATALINIAHPDHRDWLIKEAQRVGIYPPKYKPPAGKPENVLVKRD from the coding sequence GTGAGAGTGGTGGATATGGGATTGAGAAGCGAATACGAAAAGAAGCTGATAACTGCAGAAGAAGCAGCGAAGCTTGTTCAAAGCAACTCAGTAATTGCTCTCGGAGGATCAATGAGCTTTGCACATATCATTGACACACATCTGGCCAAGAGAAAAAATGAACTTCAAAACGTGGTCGTTTCGACTTTTATCGATGTATTGCCATATGAATTTCTCCAGGCAGATCCTGAGTGCGAAGTTTTCCTATGGATGAGTGGATTTGTTCATCTTGGCTGTAGACCTTTTGCAAGAGAATTAGGAACCGCAATATACCTTCCAAATCTCTACTTTGACGTTCCAAGGATAACAAGGGAAATTCACAAGGATAAGGTAGACATTTCATTCCTAGTGACAACCCAAATGGATGAACATGGATACTTTAACTTCGGAGTTACGAATTCCCATATGAAGGCACTGGCAGAATCTTCAAAGAAAGTCGTCTTAGTGGTTAAAAAAGACATGCCATGGGTAAATGGTGGCTATGATGAAACCATTCACATTTCCGAAGTGGATTATATTGTTGAAGATGACAACCTCACACCATGCCTTCCCTTTGTGCCACCGTCCACCGAACAAGACGAGATGATCGCAGAAAATATAATCGAAGCCAATTTAATAGAGGACGGATCAACCCTTCAGGTTGGAATAGGCTCCCTTCCGGACTCGGTAATAAAACTGCTGAAGGAGTATGACTTCAAAGAGCTCGGAGTTCACACGGAGATGATCGGAGATGGCACCATGGAATTGATAGAGGAGGGTATAATTACAAATTCCCAGAAGAAATTCGACAAAGGAAGATCAGCATTTACGTTCACAATAGGGACTAGAAAACTCTACGACTTCATAGATAGAAATCCAGCACTTGCAAGCTATCCCGTGGATTACACGAATAACCCTTTCTTAATTGCACAGCAACCAAAAATGTTCTCCCTCAATCAAGCAGCCCAGATAGACTTAATGGGGCAAGTTAACTCCGAACAGATGGGGCTGTTGACACCTTCATGTAAGCTTTTCCAGATAAGTGGAACAGGTGGACAGCTTGACTTCGTTATGGGCTGTCTGTTCAGCAATGACAGAAAAGGTAAATCGGTTCTTGCTCTCTACTCGACTTATAATGGATCTTCCAGAATTCTTCCAACTCTGCCCGAGGGTTCTGCAGTGACTGTTCCAAGAACCATGGTCCAATACGTCGCTACAGAGTGGGGTATAGCATATCTGAGGGGTTATCCAATAAGAGAGAGAGCGACCGCATTGATAAACATAGCTCATCCAGATCACAGGGATTGGCTTATAAAAGAGGCACAGCGAGTTGGGATATATCCGCCGAAATACAAACCTCCCGCCGGAAAACCAGAAAACGTCTTAGTTAAGAGGGATTAA
- a CDS encoding DUF2116 family Zn-ribbon domain-containing protein, translating to MPIVPHRHCIVCGKAIELDKYYCSEECEEKMEKERKRQRNFTLFMFLMLLILLIIFWLPLLR from the coding sequence ATGCCCATTGTTCCACACCGCCATTGCATAGTGTGCGGAAAAGCGATAGAATTGGATAAATACTACTGTAGCGAAGAATGCGAAGAAAAGATGGAGAAAGAGAGAAAAAGGCAGAGAAATTTTACTTTGTTTATGTTTCTAATGCTACTGATTCTTCTGATAATATTCTGGCTACCCCTACTCCGATAA
- the surE gene encoding 5'/3'-nucleotidase SurE — protein MILLTNDDGVYSKGLRAAYTALSEIDEVVVVAPITQMSGVGRSISIMRPVRFFEMEIDGMNLYAIDGTPTDAVIIGIYEIMKKLPDLTVCGINLGENLSTEAVTTSGTVCAALEAATHGSNAIAISVEMHELLKFELSCNYDFENAKKVLKWIARKVLEKGLPDSVDVLNINIPRNFTGKLAITRLARKMYETKVEKRLDPRGREYYWIHGIEIENAEPGTDIHALRNGFVSITPISLNATSDCEALRGWMDEWKI, from the coding sequence ATGATTCTGCTTACCAACGATGACGGTGTCTACTCAAAAGGACTTCGAGCAGCTTACACTGCGCTGAGCGAAATCGACGAAGTAGTCGTGGTTGCACCGATAACGCAGATGAGCGGAGTCGGTAGGAGCATCTCAATTATGCGCCCAGTCAGATTCTTCGAAATGGAGATAGATGGTATGAATTTGTACGCAATCGATGGAACACCAACTGATGCTGTGATCATCGGAATTTATGAGATAATGAAAAAATTGCCGGATTTAACGGTTTGTGGTATAAATCTCGGCGAAAATCTGTCTACAGAAGCTGTAACTACTTCTGGAACAGTTTGTGCTGCTCTCGAAGCTGCAACCCATGGAAGTAATGCGATAGCAATCTCGGTAGAGATGCACGAGCTTTTAAAGTTCGAGTTAAGTTGTAATTATGACTTTGAGAACGCAAAAAAGGTTTTAAAATGGATCGCAAGAAAAGTTTTAGAAAAAGGACTTCCAGATAGTGTAGATGTTTTGAATATCAATATTCCGAGAAATTTCACAGGAAAATTAGCGATAACAAGGCTTGCTAGAAAAATGTATGAAACGAAGGTAGAAAAGAGACTTGATCCGAGAGGCAGGGAATATTACTGGATTCATGGAATTGAAATCGAAAATGCAGAACCCGGAACGGATATACATGCACTTAGAAACGGGTTTGTTTCTATAACACCGATATCCTTAAATGCAACCTCAGATTGCGAAGCTTTAAGGGGCTGGATGGATGAATGGAAAATATAA
- the thrC gene encoding threonine synthase codes for MYSVKCIECGKENSEESYNCECGGLLEVRINLDQVEIDFKLNGKDLSVWKYRSLLPVKIEPISLKEGGTPLYRLERLEKELGIRRIYVKHEGLNPSGSFKDRGMTVGVTKAIEFNRKAVACASTGNTSASMAMYAARAGLKAYVLLPAGKVALGKVAQALMHGAEVIGIKGNFDDALRIIREVCDRLRVYLLNSVNPFRLEGQKTIAYEIVDEIGVPDRVVLPVGNAGNISAIYKGFKEFLELQLIDWLPKMTGIQAERSAPVYKAFIEKKDNIEPVSNPETIATAIRIGNPVNAKKALKAIYESKGLAEIVSDDEIISAQKLLAKNGIGVEPASAASVAGLIKLAKAGMIENDETVVCITTGNLLKDPETAIKVCGEPKIVEASVEKVMSLM; via the coding sequence ATGTATTCTGTGAAGTGTATAGAGTGCGGGAAAGAGAACAGCGAAGAGAGCTACAATTGCGAATGCGGTGGGCTATTAGAGGTGAGGATCAACTTGGATCAGGTTGAAATTGACTTCAAGCTTAACGGAAAAGATCTCTCGGTATGGAAATACAGAAGCCTTTTGCCAGTTAAAATCGAGCCTATAAGCCTAAAGGAGGGGGGAACACCACTTTATAGACTTGAAAGGCTCGAAAAGGAGCTTGGAATAAGAAGAATTTACGTTAAACATGAAGGTCTGAATCCTTCTGGTTCATTTAAGGATCGTGGGATGACTGTGGGGGTAACAAAGGCAATTGAGTTTAACAGAAAAGCTGTAGCCTGTGCTTCCACGGGCAACACTTCAGCATCGATGGCAATGTATGCGGCGAGAGCGGGGTTAAAGGCTTACGTTCTTCTGCCAGCAGGCAAAGTAGCCCTTGGAAAGGTTGCTCAGGCTTTGATGCACGGAGCGGAGGTCATAGGGATCAAGGGAAACTTTGACGACGCTCTGAGGATCATAAGGGAAGTCTGCGACAGACTAAGGGTCTATCTGCTAAACTCAGTCAATCCATTCAGACTTGAGGGGCAAAAGACGATCGCTTACGAGATCGTAGACGAAATTGGCGTTCCTGATAGAGTTGTTCTTCCAGTAGGCAACGCTGGAAACATCTCCGCAATCTACAAGGGATTCAAGGAATTTCTTGAGCTTCAGCTGATCGACTGGCTACCGAAAATGACGGGAATTCAGGCTGAGAGATCTGCCCCTGTCTACAAAGCTTTCATTGAAAAAAAGGATAACATAGAGCCTGTCAGCAACCCAGAAACGATTGCAACTGCCATAAGAATTGGAAATCCCGTGAATGCCAAGAAGGCTTTGAAGGCAATTTATGAGTCAAAAGGACTTGCAGAGATCGTTAGCGATGACGAGATCATCTCAGCTCAGAAGCTTCTTGCGAAGAATGGAATAGGTGTTGAGCCAGCCTCAGCTGCAAGTGTTGCTGGCCTGATAAAGCTCGCAAAAGCTGGAATGATTGAAAACGACGAGACCGTTGTTTGCATCACTACTGGAAACCTTTTGAAAGATCCCGAGACTGCAATAAAGGTTTGCGGAGAGCCAAAGATCGTTGAAGCAAGTGTTGAGAAGGTTATGAGTCTTATGTAA
- a CDS encoding tyrosine--tRNA ligase yields the protein MDIEKKIAIATRNTEEVVLLEELRNLLEEKERPRAYVGYEPSGEIHLGHLITVNKLKDLQSIGFEIVVLLADIHAYLNEKGTFEEIKKMAERNMKTFIAFGLEEKMTKFVLGSDYQLNRDYVLDVLKLARITTLNRAKRSMDEVSRRKEDPMVSQMIYPLMQALDIAYLKIDVAVGGIDQRKIHMLARENLPALGYKAPICIHTPIISGLDGEKMSKSKGNYISISDSAEEVERKIMKAYCPPKVLDGNPIIDLARHYVFPAFGKIRIERDLKFGGDVEYESFEAMTEDFKNGSLHPMDLKKAVAKYLNSMIDDARTRLRKLMES from the coding sequence ATGGATATTGAAAAGAAGATTGCCATAGCAACGAGAAATACTGAGGAAGTTGTGCTATTGGAAGAACTCAGAAATCTACTCGAAGAAAAAGAGAGACCAAGAGCCTATGTTGGTTATGAACCAAGTGGAGAGATACATCTTGGACATCTTATCACCGTAAACAAGCTTAAAGACTTACAGAGCATCGGGTTCGAGATAGTAGTTTTGCTCGCAGACATCCATGCCTACCTGAATGAAAAGGGGACTTTTGAAGAAATAAAAAAAATGGCTGAAAGAAACATGAAAACCTTCATTGCTTTTGGATTGGAAGAGAAGATGACAAAATTTGTTCTTGGTAGCGATTATCAGCTTAACAGAGACTACGTTCTCGACGTTCTTAAATTAGCCAGAATTACAACACTTAACAGAGCAAAAAGAAGCATGGATGAAGTTAGCAGAAGAAAAGAAGACCCTATGGTTTCACAGATGATTTACCCGCTAATGCAGGCACTGGATATAGCCTACCTTAAAATAGACGTGGCAGTTGGAGGCATAGACCAGAGAAAGATTCATATGCTTGCAAGAGAGAACTTGCCAGCATTAGGATATAAAGCGCCAATCTGCATCCACACACCAATCATTTCTGGTCTTGATGGAGAAAAGATGAGCAAATCGAAGGGAAATTATATCTCGATAAGCGACTCTGCTGAAGAGGTCGAAAGAAAGATAATGAAAGCATACTGCCCTCCAAAGGTTCTGGATGGAAATCCCATAATCGATCTTGCACGACATTATGTCTTTCCAGCTTTTGGAAAAATAAGGATAGAAAGAGATCTAAAATTTGGCGGAGATGTGGAATATGAGAGTTTTGAAGCAATGACAGAGGATTTCAAGAATGGATCACTGCACCCAATGGATCTTAAAAAGGCCGTAGCGAAGTATCTAAATTCAATGATAGATGATGCAAGAACGAGGTTAAGGAAGCTTATGGAATCTTGA
- the rpiA gene encoding ribose-5-phosphate isomerase RpiA: MNGKYNAAKIALSLIKDEMTIGIGSGSTVEVFLNLLGERIRKEGIRIYGIPSSYQAMIAGARNGIIITDLIEKEPEICIDGADQVDAKLNCIKGGGGALTREKILANASRKVIIIVDESKLVEKLSMPVPVEVMPFAYGYVLRKLSSVCKPKLREAKGKVGPVITDNGNFILDCDFGIIENPEELEKELKLVSGVIENGVFPAKMITSVIVGNDFSAKIIKR, encoded by the coding sequence ATGAATGGAAAATATAATGCTGCAAAAATTGCTCTTAGTCTAATAAAAGATGAAATGACGATTGGAATTGGAAGTGGAAGCACTGTAGAGGTTTTTTTGAACCTTCTCGGGGAAAGAATAAGGAAGGAGGGGATAAGAATTTATGGGATCCCAAGTTCTTACCAAGCAATGATTGCAGGAGCGAGAAACGGTATAATTATAACGGATTTGATTGAAAAAGAACCCGAAATCTGCATAGATGGGGCGGATCAGGTTGATGCCAAGCTGAACTGTATCAAGGGCGGGGGTGGAGCACTAACTCGAGAAAAAATACTGGCAAACGCCAGCAGAAAGGTAATAATAATTGTGGATGAGTCTAAACTTGTAGAGAAGCTTTCAATGCCAGTTCCAGTTGAAGTTATGCCCTTTGCATATGGTTACGTGCTTAGAAAACTATCTTCTGTCTGCAAACCAAAGCTCAGAGAGGCGAAAGGAAAGGTTGGACCTGTAATAACGGATAACGGAAATTTTATCTTGGACTGCGACTTTGGGATTATTGAGAACCCCGAAGAGCTCGAAAAAGAGCTAAAACTCGTGAGCGGGGTTATTGAAAATGGTGTGTTTCCAGCGAAAATGATTACTTCTGTCATAGTTGGTAACGATTTTTCTGCTAAGATTATAAAGAGATAA